The Bombus affinis isolate iyBomAffi1 chromosome 15, iyBomAffi1.2, whole genome shotgun sequence DNA segment AGTCGTAAAAGATCGGTAATAGTTTGTAAATAATTTATGAAGAGAACAGAATGTTCCTTAATCAGAATTTTATATTCCATTCGAATTACAGAACGATACATTATAGTGCATGAGTAGCTCACAAGCCATGTTGATCGCTtccataaattaatatataagagaaaataacaatagcaCGCATTGTTTTTTAAAATTTACCTTGGAATTTAAGGTTATGTTATATTCTTACTCTCGCGATAAATAAACTCATGAAGATAAGCCCTTTGTCGTCTGAAATCTCGAGTACTAATTACGTCcctaaaaaatgaaattaaatatctCGTATAAAAAGTGATCTCGATTAATTTGACGGCCGAGAAGCTCGCACACGATTATCAATATCACAGATATCCGTTAAGCAATAATGGCAATGTCAACAACATAATATAGATAATATTGTCGTACTTTATCGTATTGTACAGTCTGCTCGCCAAAGCGCTGCGCATAAAGGAATCTATGTTAAAGTTGGTCCGGAACGAGCACGGCGGAACTAGCGTACCAAGAGTGTGCATTTTGGTATCTGAGATCGGCGGCTCGGAAAAATGAATGACGCACGGTCGCAATCGACGAGCTCGGATCCAAGTCCAGCGATAGATACAAGCACAAGCGATCTACCAGTCACGGGTTTTAGTTGCCGCCGCGGAGAGGGTCCAAAAGAGAACGGAACGGCAAACTGCGTGCGAGAGACTCGACGAACAGTCGCCAGCTGGTAGCCGGTCTACGTGGATCGAGCAATCACGAGCCGGAAAGAGAGAGTGTGTGTATGCGCGCGTGTGCGTGtgtttccttttctcttttatgCGCACGTAGATCAGTATACACGGTAAGAGCGATTCGCGCGATAAACGTGTGTATTCTGCTCGACTTAGCCTTAACGTTCACACTTGTGAATAGTTGTGAAGAGAAGCGAAGCGGAAGTGATTGCCACTAATAGTACCACAATGAGCGACCATCGTCGTTGACGAACCATTCAACATCGAAACGAGTCGTTTCGATTAAAACAACGTTCGAAACGAGTTTTCTACGCCGCGATACGCTCGCATGAGAGCGTGCCTCCGGCAGAATGTCGTCGGTGCTTTCGAAATTAATCGACAAGACGTCTACCAAATACGGTATTAGGCAAGAGCAGTTGATTCGTGGTATAGTCGGGGTAGCGACTACTCTCTATTTCATCAAGATCGGTTATCCGTTGGTGACTTTTGCTATAAAGCAGTACCAAAAGGGGAAAAAGCAAACTCGGAATATCGTTCAAGTGCCGAGCAGGGATAAGAATGACATTGACGATGCTAATAATAGCAAGTTGAACGGCCAGGCAGGGAAAGCAAACGTGGGTTTGGaccgaaaattcattaaacagCTGATCGCGTTGCTGAAGATCATGGTTCCTGGATGGAAGACGCGCGAAGCCGGATTACTCACTTGTGCCACTCTGACATTACTAGCTAGGACGTTTTTGTCGATCTACGTAGCCACTTTAGAGGGTCAAATCGTGAAGAGAATCGTGCTTCGAGACGTTCGAGGGTTTTCTTTGATGCTCGCGAGATGGTTCGCTATAGCTTTCCCCGCGACGTTCGTTAACTCGGCTATTCGATATCTAGAGGGACGATTGGCTCTTAGTTTTAGGTATTTACACGAACAATGTATTGATTTGTAGTTTGCGTGGCTTTAACGGTTCACAAACAAGTGTCAAGTTCtgttttttgtttttaaagAGGACGCCTGGTAGAGCATGCTTACAAAATGTATCTGAGTCAACAGACCTACTATAGAGTGGCTGCACTGGACACTAGACTCGGAGGTGCTGAACAAAGACTGACAGATGATTTGTCCGAATTGGCCGGTTCTGTGGCACATTTGTATTCCAGTTTAACCAAGCCATTGTTAGATTGTGCATTGGTGTGCATCGCGcttatttctttctcttccaaAATGGGAGCAAGAAGGATACACGGTAATACGATTAGCAAGTTATAGAGAGCTTATGAATAACCAGAGTCTAGTCGTTTGAAAGGCAAATTAAGCGACATATTAATAAGCATAGTAAATTTCCTTTGTATTGTTTTATAGGGCCATTGTTATCATGCGTGGTGATTGGTCTAACCGGACAGATTCTACGTCTAGCTTCTCCTAAATTTGGCCAGTTAGTGGCCGAAGAAGCATCAAAACGTGGAATATTAAGAGAGGCGCATGCTCGCATCAGTGCTCACGCAGAAGAAATAGCATTCTATGGAGGTCACTGTACAGAGCATCGATACCTGATCACCGCTTATAAATCTCTTGTTTCGCACTTAAGGAGAGTGTTAGCCCTGAAATTTTGGTACGTGATGTTGGAACAACTGCTCATGAAATACGTATGGTCCGGCACTGGACTTTTAGTTATTGCCATGCCTCTTCTTTATACCACAGTGACATCAGGAAACATGGCTTTAAAAGATGACGGCGACGGTACgtacataataaatataaaattagttTATAGTATGCGAAATACTAACTAACTATACTAAATAGGTGGAGTGAGCGAAAGGACCAGATACTTGACAACTTCTAAAAATCTTTTGAGCTCCGGAGCAGATGCCGTCGAAAGACTGATGTTGTCTTACAAAGTAAGATTTAGAATAACAGAGAGAGCGTACTAGCTAGTTCGAAGAGTAAGACGTTTATAATGTATTTCATGTATTATAGGAATTGGTGGCGCTAGCTGGATACGCAGCACGGGTCAGTGAAATGTTGGACGTATTTAAAGATGCTGCGCTATGTAAATATAGAAGAAATATCGTTAGTAGTTCATCGAGAATAACAAATAGTACAACCAATTTCGCTTTAGATAATATAATCGAAT contains these protein-coding regions:
- the LOC126925120 gene encoding ATP-binding cassette sub-family D member isoform X1, which encodes MSSVLSKLIDKTSTKYGIRQEQLIRGIVGVATTLYFIKIGYPLVTFAIKQYQKGKKQTRNIVQVPSRDKNDIDDANNSKLNGQAGKANVGLDRKFIKQLIALLKIMVPGWKTREAGLLTCATLTLLARTFLSIYVATLEGQIVKRIVLRDVRGFSLMLARWFAIAFPATFVNSAIRYLEGRLALSFRGRLVEHAYKMYLSQQTYYRVAALDTRLGGAEQRLTDDLSELAGSVAHLYSSLTKPLLDCALVCIALISFSSKMGARRIHGPLLSCVVIGLTGQILRLASPKFGQLVAEEASKRGILREAHARISAHAEEIAFYGGHCTEHRYLITAYKSLVSHLRRVLALKFWYVMLEQLLMKYVWSGTGLLVIAMPLLYTTVTSGNMALKDDGDGGVSERTRYLTTSKNLLSSGADAVERLMLSYKELVALAGYAARVSEMLDVFKDAALCKYRRNIVSSSSRITNSTTNFALDNIIELKDGAPVIKGIVRESTDGSISLIDVPIVTPNCEIIVPRLTIHIRPGDHILITGPNGCGKSSMFRIISGLWPVYGGTLIRPAENYSAKRERPALFYIPQKPYMTVGCLRDQIIYPSESQTEDCCDEELLKLLEEVDLRSLAEREPNGLDSFVDWDSTLSGGEKQRLAMTRLFYHAPQYALLDECTSAVSLEAEAVIYETAKRKGITLLTITHRVTSLAKYHKLLLRFDGEGGWTFGPLEAVSATRLTTQAYEQTEQQEAKGSHYRMLHELRDIHKEDTKIGIS
- the LOC126925120 gene encoding ATP-binding cassette sub-family D member isoform X2, producing the protein MSSVLSKLIDKTSTKYGIRQEQLIRGIVGVATTLYFIKIGYPLVTFAIKQYQKGKKQTRNIVQVPSRDKNDIDDANNSKLNGQAGKANVGLDRKFIKQLIALLKIMVPGWKTREAGLLTCATLTLLARTFLSIYVATLEGQIVKRIVLRDVRGFSLMLARWFAIAFPATFVNSAIRYLEGRLALSFRGRLVEHAYKMYLSQQTYYRVAALDTRLGGAEQRLTDDLSELAGSVAHLYSSLTKPLLDCALVCIALISFSSKMGARRIHGPLLSCVVIGLTGQILRLASPKFGQLVAEEASKRGILREAHARISAHAEEIAFYGGHCTEHRYLITAYKSLVSHLRRVLALKFWYVMLEQLLMKYVWSGTGLLVIAMPLLYTTVTSGNMALKDDGDGGVSERTRYLTTSKNLLSSGADAVERLMLSYKELVALAGYAARVSEMLDVFKDAALCKYRRNIVSSSSRITNSTTNFALDNIIELKDGAPVIKGIVRESTDGSISLIDVPIVTPNCEIIVPRLTIHIRPGDHILITGPNGCGKSSMFRIISGLWPVYGGTLIRPAENYSAKRERPALFYIPQKPYMTVGCLRDQIIYPSESQTEDCCDEELLKLLEEVDLRSLAEREPNGLDSFVDWDSTLSGGEKQRLAMTRLFYHAPQYALLDECTSAVSLEAEAVIYETAKRKGITLLTITHRVTSLAKYHKLLLRFDGEGGWTFGPLEAELRDIHKEDTKIGIS